The Bradyrhizobium sp. WSM471 genome includes the window CTCAGCTACGGCGTTTTTGATCCCGGTACGGTGTTGTTCAAAGCCTATAACGAGGCACGGGTTCTCAATCCGTTGACGCCGCTGACCGGCATGATCGACCAGCTCGCCGATCTGCCGCTGTCCTTTCATCCCGGCGCGTCCTGGGAATATTCGGTCGCGACCGACGTGCTGGGGCGTGTCGTGGAGGTCGTCTCCGGCAAGTCGCTCGACGCCGTCCTCAAGGCGCGCATCTTCGAGCCGCTCGGCATGACCGACACCGGCTTCCACGTGCCGGACGCGCAGCAGGGCAGGCTGGTGGCCCTCTACAACGGCGCGGATGTGCTCGACCCCATGAAGCCCGGCCTTAACCGGGCCGACGACCTGCCTTATCCGCAGGCCTATCGGCGGCAGTTCCCGCGGCTGTCGGGCGGCGGCGGACTGGTCTCGAGCTTGCCCGACATGCTCGCTTTGATACGGGCGCTGCTCCCGGGCTCGGATGCTCTGCTGAAGCCGGAGACGCTGCGGCAGATGATGACGAACCAGTTGCCCGCCGGCGAGAACATCCGCTTCGCCAATCTCGGCCCGATCCCCGGCAAGGGCTTTGGCCTCGGCGGCGCCGTCACCTTCGCGCCGATGCCGTTCGATCCCCCGAATTCGACCGGCGAATTCCAGTGGGGCGGCCTTGCCGGCACCCATTGGTGGATCTGCCCGCAGGCGAATACCGCCGGTGTGCTGATGACGCAGCGCTACATGGGCTTCTGGAATCCGTTCTTCTTCGAATTCAAGCGTCTGGCCTATCAGGCTCTCGGAGGCTGATCGCGAAAAAAATTGCAGGTCGCCGCGAATCCTTTCCGGTCGTCGCGCCCTCTCTTGAGGGTCGAGGCATTTTGCTTCGGCTTGTCTCGGAGGATGCGATGGCATTTTACAGGAAGAACATCGGCGGCCTGCATCAGGTCGTGCGGATCGCCTTGGGCGTGGCAGTAGCCGTCGCGGCATTCGTGTATCTCACCGGCGCCGCGGCGTGGCTGGTTGCGCTCGGCGGCGCCGGTTTCGCGCTGACCGGCCTCGTCGGTTATTGTCCGATGTGCGCGATGGCCGGCATCGGAAGGGGAGGCGCGTCGTGAGCGCCGCTGTGATCTCGCCGGACCTGTTCGAGGCCGCGCGCCTCGGCGATCCCCAGGCGATCGCGTCTCTGCTCGAGACGGCGCAGCCGAACATCCGTCGCTATGCCCGCGCCACCTGTCGCAGCTCGGCGGATGCCGAGGATGCGGCGCAGGAGGCGCTGTGGATCCTGTTTCGCCATGTCGGCACGATCCGCTCGTGGCTGGCGTTTTCGGCCTGGCTGTTCAGCGTGGTCCGCCGCGAATGCCTGCGGCTCGCCCGCAAGGCAGGCCTCGCGCCGGCGATCGACGGCGGAGAGGCGGAGGCGCTGCTGCTGTCGCGTCCTGAAGCCGAT containing:
- a CDS encoding serine hydrolase, whose translation is MDARTPDFSATRTAMQRYVDQEIIPGASWAVLRGREVVDQQCVGFADREASTALRPDHIFRAFSNTKIFVTCAIMLLVEEGRIGLDDVVEKFLPQLGNRKVLKPGALSLADVEPAKSPITIRQLLTHTSGLSYGVFDPGTVLFKAYNEARVLNPLTPLTGMIDQLADLPLSFHPGASWEYSVATDVLGRVVEVVSGKSLDAVLKARIFEPLGMTDTGFHVPDAQQGRLVALYNGADVLDPMKPGLNRADDLPYPQAYRRQFPRLSGGGGLVSSLPDMLALIRALLPGSDALLKPETLRQMMTNQLPAGENIRFANLGPIPGKGFGLGGAVTFAPMPFDPPNSTGEFQWGGLAGTHWWICPQANTAGVLMTQRYMGFWNPFFFEFKRLAYQALGG
- a CDS encoding DUF2892 domain-containing protein, translated to MAFYRKNIGGLHQVVRIALGVAVAVAAFVYLTGAAAWLVALGGAGFALTGLVGYCPMCAMAGIGRGGAS
- a CDS encoding RNA polymerase sigma factor; translation: MSAAVISPDLFEAARLGDPQAIASLLETAQPNIRRYARATCRSSADAEDAAQEALWILFRHVGTIRSWLAFSAWLFSVVRRECLRLARKAGLAPAIDGGEAEALLLSRPEADLRLDVAAAFEALPPHYRDVALMRDVKEMTIDEIADALGATRQAVKARLHRARALLREYLTR